From the genome of Pseudomonas sp. TMP9, one region includes:
- a CDS encoding aminodeoxychorismate/anthranilate synthase component II → MLLMIDNYDSFTYNVVQYLGELGADVHVVRNDELSIAEIEALKPERIVVSPGPCTPTEAGVSIAAILHFAGKLPILGVCLGHQSIGQAFGGDVVRARQVMHGKTSPVYHQDLGVFAGLNNPLTVTRYHSLVVKRETLPDCLEVTAWTQHADGAVDEIMGLRHKTLHIEGVQFHPESILTEQGHELFANFLKQQGGLR, encoded by the coding sequence ATGCTGCTGATGATCGACAACTACGACTCCTTTACCTACAACGTGGTGCAGTACTTAGGCGAGCTGGGTGCTGACGTGCATGTGGTGCGCAACGACGAGCTGAGCATCGCCGAGATTGAAGCGCTGAAGCCCGAGCGCATTGTGGTCTCGCCCGGCCCTTGCACACCCACCGAAGCCGGGGTTTCCATTGCGGCCATCCTGCACTTTGCCGGCAAGCTGCCAATCCTAGGCGTGTGCTTGGGGCACCAGAGTATTGGTCAGGCGTTTGGTGGCGATGTGGTGCGTGCACGGCAGGTGATGCACGGCAAAACCAGCCCGGTGTATCACCAAGACTTGGGTGTATTCGCCGGCTTAAACAACCCATTGACCGTCACCCGCTACCATTCGTTAGTGGTCAAGCGTGAAACGCTACCCGATTGCCTAGAAGTGACCGCCTGGACTCAGCACGCCGATGGTGCGGTGGACGAAATCATGGGCCTGCGCCACAAGACTCTGCATATCGAGGGCGTGCAGTTTCACCCCGAGTCGATTCTGACCGAGCAGGGCCATGAACTGTTTGCCAACTTCCTCAAACAACAAGGTGGTCTGCGCTGA
- the rpe gene encoding ribulose-phosphate 3-epimerase: MQPFAIAPSILSADFARLGEEVDKVLAAGADIVHFDVMDNHYVPNLTIGPMVCAALRKYGITAPIDAHLMVKPVDRIIGDFIQAGASYITFHPEASEHIDRSLQLIREGGCKAGLVFNPATPLDVLKHVLDKVDMILLMSVNPGFGGQKFIPHTLEKLKEARALIDASGRTIRLEIDGGVNVQNIREIAAAGADTFVAGSAIFNQPDYKAVIDAMRAELALARG, encoded by the coding sequence ATGCAACCCTTCGCCATTGCCCCGTCGATTCTTTCTGCTGACTTTGCTCGTTTGGGTGAGGAGGTTGACAAGGTGCTTGCCGCCGGTGCTGACATCGTCCACTTCGATGTGATGGACAACCACTACGTGCCAAACCTGACGATTGGCCCAATGGTCTGCGCGGCGCTGCGCAAATACGGCATCACTGCGCCGATCGACGCGCACCTGATGGTTAAGCCGGTGGATCGCATCATCGGTGACTTTATCCAGGCTGGCGCGAGTTACATCACCTTCCATCCCGAAGCGTCCGAGCACATCGACCGCTCGCTGCAACTGATCCGCGAGGGCGGCTGTAAGGCAGGCCTGGTATTCAACCCGGCCACGCCGCTGGATGTGCTAAAGCATGTGCTGGACAAGGTCGACATGATCTTGCTGATGAGCGTTAACCCAGGTTTCGGCGGGCAGAAATTTATCCCCCATACCCTGGAAAAACTTAAAGAAGCGCGCGCGTTGATCGACGCGTCCGGCCGCACGATACGCTTGGAGATCGATGGCGGGGTCAATGTGCAGAACATCCGCGAGATTGCCGCCGCTGGCGCGGACACTTTTGTCGCCGGCTCAGCGATATTCAATCAGCCGGACTATAAAGCGGTGATCGACGCCATGCGCGCCGAACTGGCCTTGGCGCGCGGGTGA
- a CDS encoding phosphoglycolate phosphatase, whose amino-acid sequence MSLLRELFQGELPRLVMFDLDGTLVDSVPDLAAAVDKTLQVLGQPAAGIEQVRDWVGNGARVLVRRALAGSLEHAQVDEGYAQQALQLFMQYYAESHALTQVYPGVRQTLEGLREQQVELAIVTNKPERFVAPLLDEKGLGGYFRWIVGGDTLPQQKPDPAALLHVMQLARVDAAQALFVGDSRNDVRAAKAAGVTCVALSYGYNHGRPIAEENPARVLDNLTGLL is encoded by the coding sequence GTGAGCCTGCTGCGCGAGCTATTTCAGGGCGAGTTACCGCGTCTGGTGATGTTTGATTTGGATGGCACCTTGGTCGATTCGGTGCCGGACCTGGCGGCAGCGGTCGACAAGACTTTGCAGGTGTTAGGCCAGCCGGCGGCCGGTATCGAGCAGGTGCGTGATTGGGTCGGCAATGGCGCACGGGTCTTGGTGCGTCGTGCCTTGGCAGGCAGTCTTGAGCATGCTCAGGTTGATGAGGGGTATGCGCAACAGGCGCTCCAGCTGTTTATGCAGTATTACGCCGAGAGCCATGCGCTCACTCAGGTCTACCCCGGCGTGCGGCAAACCCTAGAGGGGTTGCGCGAGCAGCAGGTCGAGTTGGCGATAGTCACCAATAAGCCCGAGCGGTTTGTCGCGCCTCTGCTCGATGAAAAAGGCTTGGGCGGCTATTTCCGCTGGATTGTTGGCGGCGATACCTTGCCTCAGCAGAAGCCCGACCCTGCTGCGTTGCTGCATGTGATGCAGTTGGCGCGCGTTGATGCGGCGCAGGCGCTGTTTGTCGGTGACTCGCGCAACGATGTGCGGGCGGCCAAGGCGGCTGGGGTGACGTGCGTGGCGTTGAGCTACGGCTATAACCACGGTCGGCCGATTGCTGAAGAGAATCCGGCGCGCGTTTTAGATAATTTGACCGGTTTGTTGTAA
- the trpE gene encoding anthranilate synthase component I, translated as MTREEFLRLAAAGYNRIPVACETLVDFDTPLSIYLKLADEPNTYLLESVQGGEKWGRYSIIGLPARTVLRAYEHEVTISMDGVEVERHHCIDPLDFVEQFKDRYKVPTLPGLPRFNGGLVGYFGYDSVRYVEPKLAKGVNPDSLGTPDILLMVSDAVVVFDNLAGKMHAIVLVDPVDSDALEQGQARLQDILHKLRQPITPRLGVDLAAPITADPAFVSSFKRDDYEQAVQAIKEYILAGDCMQVVISQRMSIPFKAAPIDLYRALRCINPTPYMYFFNFGDFHVVGSSPEVLVRLEDGLVTVRPIAGTRPRGANEEADLALEADLLSDAKEVAEHLMLIDLGRNDVGRVASTGSVKLTEKMVIERYSNVMHIVSNVTGQLKEGLSAMDALRAILPAGTLSGAPKIRAMEIIDELEPVKRGVYGGAVGYLAWNGNMDTAIAIRTAVIKDGELHVQAGAGIVADSVPALEWEETLNKRRAMFRAVALAEQTVVDPIQR; from the coding sequence ATGACCCGCGAAGAATTCCTGCGTTTAGCCGCTGCCGGCTATAACCGCATTCCTGTTGCCTGTGAAACCCTAGTCGATTTCGACACGCCGCTATCCATCTACTTAAAGCTGGCCGATGAGCCGAATACCTACCTGCTCGAATCGGTGCAGGGCGGCGAGAAGTGGGGGCGTTATTCCATCATCGGCCTGCCGGCACGCACGGTGCTGCGTGCCTACGAGCACGAAGTGACGATCAGCATGGACGGCGTCGAAGTCGAGCGTCACCACTGCATCGACCCGCTGGACTTCGTTGAGCAATTCAAAGACCGCTATAAAGTGCCGACCCTGCCAGGCCTGCCGCGTTTCAATGGCGGTTTAGTGGGCTACTTCGGCTACGACAGCGTGCGCTATGTCGAGCCCAAGCTGGCCAAGGGTGTAAACCCTGACTCATTGGGAACCCCGGATATTCTGCTGATGGTCTCCGATGCTGTGGTGGTCTTTGACAACCTAGCGGGCAAGATGCACGCCATTGTCCTGGTCGATCCGGTGGATAGCGATGCACTGGAACAAGGCCAGGCGCGTCTGCAAGACATTCTGCACAAGCTGCGCCAGCCGATTACTCCGAGGCTGGGGGTTGATTTGGCCGCGCCGATCACGGCTGATCCGGCGTTTGTTTCAAGTTTCAAACGCGACGATTACGAGCAGGCCGTCCAGGCGATCAAGGAATACATCCTCGCCGGTGACTGCATGCAGGTGGTGATTTCGCAGCGCATGTCGATCCCGTTCAAGGCCGCGCCGATTGACTTGTACCGCGCCCTGCGCTGCATCAACCCGACGCCTTATATGTACTTCTTTAACTTTGGCGACTTCCATGTGGTGGGCAGTTCGCCGGAGGTGCTGGTGCGTCTCGAGGATGGGCTGGTGACGGTGCGTCCGATTGCCGGCACCCGCCCACGCGGTGCGAATGAAGAGGCCGATCTGGCCTTGGAAGCAGATCTGCTTTCCGATGCTAAAGAGGTGGCCGAGCACCTGATGTTGATCGACTTGGGCCGTAATGATGTCGGTCGGGTTGCCAGCACCGGCAGCGTTAAACTTACCGAGAAAATGGTCATTGAGCGCTATTCCAACGTGATGCATATCGTCTCCAACGTCACCGGCCAACTCAAAGAAGGCTTGAGCGCGATGGATGCACTGCGCGCTATTCTGCCGGCTGGCACCTTGTCCGGCGCGCCGAAAATTCGTGCCATGGAAATCATCGACGAGCTGGAGCCGGTCAAGCGTGGCGTGTACGGCGGTGCTGTCGGCTACCTGGCGTGGAACGGCAATATGGACACCGCCATCGCCATTCGCACCGCAGTGATCAAAGACGGCGAGCTGCACGTACAGGCCGGTGCCGGTATTGTTGCCGACTCAGTGCCCGCGCTGGAGTGGGAAGAAACCCTGAACAAACGTCGCGCCATGTTCCGTGCTGTGGCGCTGGCCGAGCAAACCGTCGTCGACCCGATCCAACGCTGA
- the trpD gene encoding anthranilate phosphoribosyltransferase, which translates to MNIKEALNRVVSHLDLSTEEMQDVMREIMTGQCTEAQIGAFLMGMRMKSETIDEIVGAVSVMRELASHVHLQSLDHVVDVVGTGGDGANIFNVSTASSFVVAAAGGKVAKHGNRAVSGKSGSADVLEEAGIYLQLTPEQVARCIDSVGVGFMFAQVHHSAMKYAAVPRRELGLRTIFNMLGPLTNPAGVKHQVVGVFGQALCRPLAEVLKRLGSQHILVVHSRDGLDEFSLAAATHVAELKDGVISEYEVLPEDLGLKSQSLVGLAVESPQASLALIRDALSKRKTEAGQKAADMIVLNAGAALYAADLASSLKEGVQLAHDALHTGLAWEKLQELVSFTAVFKQENAE; encoded by the coding sequence ATGAATATTAAGGAAGCCCTCAATCGGGTGGTCAGTCATCTCGATCTGAGCACCGAAGAAATGCAGGACGTGATGCGCGAAATCATGACCGGCCAGTGCACGGAGGCGCAGATCGGCGCTTTTCTGATGGGCATGCGCATGAAAAGCGAAACCATCGATGAGATCGTCGGTGCGGTTTCGGTCATGCGCGAGCTGGCCAGCCATGTGCACCTGCAAAGCCTCGATCATGTAGTGGATGTGGTCGGTACCGGCGGCGATGGCGCGAATATTTTTAACGTGTCAACGGCGTCGAGTTTTGTGGTCGCCGCAGCGGGCGGCAAGGTGGCCAAGCACGGTAACCGCGCGGTGTCGGGTAAAAGCGGCAGTGCCGATGTGCTTGAAGAAGCGGGTATCTACCTGCAGTTGACGCCTGAGCAAGTGGCGCGTTGCATTGACAGTGTGGGCGTCGGCTTTATGTTTGCCCAAGTGCATCACTCGGCGATGAAGTACGCCGCCGTGCCGCGTCGTGAGCTGGGCCTGCGCACCATTTTCAACATGCTCGGCCCACTGACTAACCCCGCCGGGGTTAAGCATCAGGTGGTCGGTGTGTTCGGCCAGGCCCTTTGCCGTCCGCTCGCCGAAGTGCTCAAGCGTTTGGGCAGCCAGCATATCTTGGTGGTGCATTCGCGCGATGGGTTGGATGAATTCAGCCTGGCTGCTGCGACCCACGTGGCAGAACTGAAGGACGGTGTGATCAGTGAATACGAGGTGCTGCCAGAAGACCTCGGCCTGAAGAGCCAAAGCCTTGTCGGCTTGGCCGTAGAAAGTCCGCAAGCGTCGTTGGCCTTGATCCGTGATGCCCTGAGCAAACGTAAAACCGAAGCCGGGCAGAAGGCCGCCGATATGATTGTGCTGAATGCTGGCGCGGCGCTGTATGCGGCTGATTTGGCTAGCAGCTTAAAAGAAGGCGTGCAACTGGCCCATGATGCACTGCATACCGGGCTGGCGTGGGAAAAGCTGCAAGAACTGGTGTCCTTTACGGCTGTATTTAAACAGGAGAATGCCGAGTGA